A genomic window from Sanguibacter antarcticus includes:
- a CDS encoding YciI family protein has product MAKYLVLIYGDEQQWEALTPEEQSANHAGHQTFTSAAGPRIVGGEELEPSSTTTTLRRTSAGDVSVTDGPFLETKEVLGGYYAVEADDLDEVIALARQLPELSMSHNAVEIRPVVDHSTSMP; this is encoded by the coding sequence ATGGCAAAGTACCTGGTACTCATCTATGGCGACGAGCAGCAGTGGGAGGCCCTCACGCCCGAGGAGCAGAGCGCGAACCACGCTGGTCACCAGACGTTCACATCGGCGGCCGGACCGCGGATCGTCGGTGGCGAGGAGCTCGAGCCGAGCTCGACCACGACCACGCTGCGGCGGACGTCGGCTGGAGACGTGTCGGTGACCGACGGGCCGTTCCTCGAGACGAAGGAGGTGCTCGGCGGCTACTACGCGGTGGAGGCGGACGACCTCGACGAGGTGATCGCGCTCGCCCGACAGCTTCCCGAGCTGTCTATGTCGCACAACGCTGTCGAGATCCGCCCTGTGGTCGACCACAGCACGTCGATGCCCTGA
- a CDS encoding glycosyltransferase — protein MTPPSVGHIVLARVAVDTPMGAQVYQEEIASRADESLRTAADEGSSTGLSTEQPWRVDHTVVRSLRSPLSGTARLPLGYLGNASARVRAVAGRLLYPRDAVVHRMDLMLPPAPEREILTIHDVVAWRFPDESRPVRAAAEEARRAAAVICVSRFSAHEAVELLGIDEPHVVYNGVNQEFFDADRIPSAYIASLGVRGPYVLHAGGASRRKNLAALAEAWPAIRSARPELTLVLSGPEHPDRTRLFAGLAGTRLVGRVPAASVPGLVAGAVAVVVPSLHEGFGLPALEAMAARTPVVAAATSSLPEVVGHAGILVEPTAADIADGVVWATSGDPQIALMVEAARLRAAEFTWERSALEHARIWRSVG, from the coding sequence GTGACTCCTCCCTCTGTCGGCCACATCGTGCTGGCTCGCGTCGCTGTGGACACCCCCATGGGTGCGCAGGTCTACCAGGAGGAGATCGCGTCGCGCGCTGACGAGTCCCTGCGCACCGCAGCGGACGAGGGCTCGTCGACCGGCCTCTCGACGGAGCAGCCGTGGCGGGTGGACCACACCGTCGTGCGCTCGCTGCGGTCGCCGCTCTCGGGGACAGCGCGCCTCCCCCTGGGCTATCTGGGCAACGCCTCGGCGCGGGTGCGCGCCGTCGCCGGCCGGCTGCTCTATCCGCGCGACGCCGTGGTGCACCGCATGGACCTCATGCTGCCCCCCGCACCGGAGCGCGAGATCCTGACGATCCACGACGTCGTCGCGTGGCGCTTTCCCGACGAGTCGCGACCCGTCCGCGCGGCGGCCGAAGAGGCCCGCCGTGCGGCCGCCGTCATCTGCGTGTCCCGCTTCAGTGCGCACGAGGCGGTCGAGCTGCTCGGCATCGATGAGCCGCACGTCGTCTACAACGGTGTGAACCAGGAGTTCTTCGACGCCGACAGGATCCCGTCGGCGTACATCGCGTCGCTCGGCGTGCGCGGGCCCTACGTGCTCCATGCGGGCGGCGCGTCGCGTCGCAAGAATCTCGCGGCGCTCGCTGAGGCGTGGCCGGCGATCCGGTCGGCGCGACCGGAGCTCACGCTCGTGCTCTCCGGTCCGGAGCATCCCGACCGGACCCGGCTGTTCGCTGGTCTGGCCGGGACACGTCTCGTGGGGCGCGTGCCCGCGGCGTCGGTCCCTGGTCTCGTCGCGGGTGCGGTCGCCGTGGTGGTCCCGTCCCTCCACGAGGGCTTCGGGCTGCCTGCGCTCGAGGCGATGGCTGCGCGGACGCCGGTCGTCGCCGCGGCGACGAGCTCGTTGCCAGAGGTGGTCGGGCACGCGGGCATCCTCGTGGAGCCGACCGCGGCCGACATCGCGGACGGCGTCGTGTGGGCGACGAGCGGCGACCCGCAGATCGCGCTCATGGTGGAGGCGGCCCGGTTGCGTGCGGCGGAGTTCACGTGGGAGCGCAGCGCCCTCGAGCACGCCCGCATCTGGCGCTCGGTCGGCTGA
- a CDS encoding glycosyltransferase family 4 protein yields the protein MLVDSEPTRTGARPVRTVLVASSFDPYTGGVEEHTRRVAGVLARLGHGVEVWTVDRGEHLRPRTVDGVTVRYLPTPLPARSVRDVLTFAARLPSAAWRWAGALRAFRRAHGGQPDVLHVQCFGPNGVYALALHRLARVPLVVSSHGETFADDHSVFDASRLVPWALGAAMGRALAVTGCSRVVLDDLARRFPRWDASAASTVPNGVDLTEPGVCLPDADADADADADAGAAAERSVVLAVGRLQRVKGFDLLVRAFAAAADAGRVPVGTRLRIGGDGPEDGSLRALAAELGIANRVDLPGRLDRRQVAQEMARATLVVVPSRAESFGITVLEAWRAGAPVVATTRGGPPEFVTEGETGLLVDPTDTDALAVALGRLLDDAGLRWRLGQAGNALVQREYTWDRVAGRYLDLYRTAG from the coding sequence GTGCTGGTCGACAGCGAGCCGACGCGCACGGGCGCACGCCCCGTGCGCACCGTCCTCGTCGCGAGCTCGTTCGACCCGTACACGGGCGGCGTCGAAGAGCACACCCGGCGCGTCGCGGGGGTCCTCGCGAGGCTCGGTCACGGCGTCGAGGTGTGGACGGTCGACCGCGGTGAGCACCTGCGTCCGCGAACCGTCGACGGCGTCACGGTCCGCTACCTGCCGACACCGCTGCCTGCCCGGTCGGTCCGCGACGTCCTGACCTTCGCGGCCCGGCTGCCGTCCGCTGCGTGGCGCTGGGCAGGTGCGCTGCGCGCGTTCCGGCGAGCGCACGGCGGCCAGCCGGACGTCCTGCACGTCCAGTGCTTCGGCCCCAACGGCGTCTACGCCCTCGCGCTGCACCGCCTCGCCCGCGTGCCGCTCGTCGTCAGCTCGCACGGTGAGACGTTCGCCGACGACCACTCCGTCTTCGACGCCTCCCGGCTCGTGCCGTGGGCCCTGGGCGCCGCGATGGGTCGTGCACTTGCGGTCACCGGCTGCTCCCGGGTGGTGCTCGACGACCTCGCGCGCCGCTTCCCGCGCTGGGACGCGAGCGCAGCGTCGACCGTGCCGAACGGCGTCGACCTCACGGAACCCGGTGTCTGCTTGCCCGATGCCGATGCCGATGCCGATGCCGATGCCGATGCAGGTGCTGCTGCCGAGCGCTCGGTCGTGCTCGCCGTCGGGCGGCTCCAGCGCGTCAAGGGCTTCGACCTCCTCGTGCGGGCTTTCGCTGCGGCGGCGGACGCGGGCCGAGTCCCGGTCGGCACCCGGTTGCGCATCGGCGGGGACGGCCCGGAGGACGGCTCGCTGCGGGCGCTCGCGGCGGAGCTGGGTATCGCGAACCGTGTGGACCTGCCGGGCCGGCTCGACCGGAGGCAGGTCGCGCAGGAGATGGCTCGGGCGACGCTCGTCGTCGTGCCGTCGCGCGCAGAGTCCTTCGGCATCACGGTGCTCGAGGCGTGGCGCGCGGGCGCGCCCGTCGTCGCGACGACGCGTGGTGGTCCTCCCGAGTTCGTCACGGAGGGCGAGACAGGCCTGCTCGTCGACCCGACCGACACCGACGCCCTGGCCGTCGCCCTCGGTCGGCTGCTCGACGACGCGGGCCTCCGGTGGCGCCTCGGACAGGCCGGCAACGCGCTCGTGCAGCGCGAGTACACGTGGGACCGGGTCGCCGGCCGCTACCTGGACCTCTACCGCACGGCGGGCTGA
- a CDS encoding SDR family oxidoreductase: protein MTQPPAAPDHPTPDHPTSDHPTPQPPAALPLAGRTALVTGVSRRRGIGYAVATRLAALGASVVVHHFSPHDADQPWGADDLDAVRAGIREALVGSAVMGDRSADLRDPHAAVALVDEAHALTGRLDILVCNHARSGGDGSILDMTADRLDAFWDANTRSTLLLTQRFAQLWSGAADPVDLDAGTSTGASPTPPGGRARSGVPTDERATGRVFWMTSGQGDGPMRGEVAYVTSKAALSGATATVAAELLELGIVLNTINPGPVNTGYLDPETSDRDVSDLEVLVSATPFGRFGRPDDPARLIGWLAGDEGVWVVGQVLTTDGGMRLFY, encoded by the coding sequence ATGACCCAGCCCCCAGCAGCCCCCGATCACCCCACACCCGATCACCCCACCTCCGACCACCCCACGCCCCAGCCCCCTGCGGCCCTCCCGCTCGCCGGGAGGACCGCCCTCGTCACGGGAGTCTCACGCCGTCGCGGGATCGGGTACGCGGTCGCCACCCGGCTCGCGGCGCTCGGCGCCAGCGTCGTCGTCCACCACTTCAGCCCGCACGACGCGGACCAGCCGTGGGGTGCCGACGATCTCGACGCCGTGCGGGCAGGGATCCGCGAGGCGCTCGTCGGCAGCGCCGTCATGGGCGACCGCAGCGCCGACCTGCGCGACCCGCACGCTGCCGTCGCGCTCGTCGACGAGGCCCACGCGCTCACCGGTCGTCTCGACATCCTCGTGTGCAACCACGCACGCAGCGGAGGCGACGGCTCCATCCTCGACATGACGGCCGACCGCCTCGACGCCTTCTGGGACGCCAACACGCGGTCGACCCTGCTGCTCACCCAGCGTTTTGCACAGCTGTGGAGCGGCGCTGCAGACCCGGTGGACCTCGATGCAGGCACGAGCACGGGTGCGAGCCCGACCCCGCCCGGGGGCCGCGCCCGCAGCGGTGTCCCCACGGACGAGCGTGCGACGGGACGAGTCTTCTGGATGACGTCCGGGCAGGGCGACGGGCCCATGCGCGGCGAGGTCGCCTACGTGACGAGCAAGGCCGCTCTCTCTGGTGCGACGGCGACGGTGGCGGCCGAGCTGCTCGAGCTCGGGATCGTCCTCAACACGATCAACCCTGGACCCGTGAACACGGGCTACCTCGACCCAGAGACCTCCGACCGGGACGTCAGCGACCTCGAGGTGCTCGTGAGCGCCACCCCGTTCGGTCGTTTCGGCCGTCCTGACGACCCGGCACGGCTCATCGGCTGGCTCGCCGGCGACGAAGGCGTCTGGGTCGTCGGTCAGGTCCTCACCACGGATGGCGGGATGCGGCTCTTCTACTGA
- a CDS encoding PLP-dependent aminotransferase family protein — MVEPRISPDALCALLGPAQPGTPAYRWLSERITLLVADGRVLPGARLPSERALSTASGMSRTTIVRAFSHLMDTGFLDARRGSGRVVRLPVHDVPRAREPIPTSGSHRTTDTPLDLTSAAPSAAPGVFEALRSALDALPSYTAGSGYVAGGLPVLRRAIADDYTRRGLATDPENVLVTSGALDAISLLARHLVRPGSRVVVETPGYPNVFAALRLAGARLVGVPVNSPEVDVPALLDAARTTGAVAILVTADFHNPTGRLLDESARTALVDGARRLGIRVVADETLAEIRLDQDLPMPSPVGGHGSGAMLVGSAAKTYWGGLRLGWIRASRRTVADLARARLSGSLADPVLEQLALATLLHDQPGIGDERRAHLRDARDTAVRFARERLPGWDVPVPPGGLSLWCRLPVPASSELALAAGRRGIALAPGSSFSATGQGLEHHVRIPFTLQPDDLAHALDGVAQAFDALGPAQ, encoded by the coding sequence ATGGTCGAGCCCCGGATCTCCCCCGACGCCCTCTGCGCGCTCCTCGGTCCGGCACAACCGGGCACACCGGCTTACCGGTGGCTCAGCGAGCGCATCACGCTCCTCGTCGCCGACGGCCGCGTGCTCCCCGGAGCACGCCTCCCGAGCGAGCGCGCACTGAGCACCGCGTCCGGCATGAGCCGGACGACGATCGTGCGCGCGTTCTCCCACCTCATGGACACCGGCTTCCTCGACGCCCGACGCGGCTCCGGCCGGGTCGTGCGCTTGCCCGTCCACGACGTGCCCCGCGCCCGCGAACCGATCCCCACGAGCGGGTCGCACCGCACGACCGACACGCCCCTCGACCTCACTTCCGCCGCCCCGTCCGCCGCCCCCGGAGTGTTCGAGGCGCTCCGGAGCGCCCTCGACGCCCTGCCGTCGTACACCGCCGGGAGCGGCTACGTCGCCGGGGGCCTGCCTGTGCTGCGCCGCGCGATCGCCGACGACTACACCCGCCGAGGCCTGGCGACCGACCCGGAGAACGTCCTCGTGACCTCCGGCGCCCTCGACGCGATCTCGCTCCTCGCCCGCCACCTCGTGCGCCCCGGGAGCCGCGTCGTCGTCGAGACCCCCGGCTACCCGAACGTCTTCGCCGCGCTGCGGCTCGCCGGCGCACGGCTCGTCGGCGTCCCCGTGAACAGCCCCGAGGTCGACGTCCCCGCCCTCCTCGACGCCGCACGCACGACCGGCGCCGTCGCCATCCTCGTCACCGCCGACTTCCACAACCCCACCGGACGCCTGCTCGACGAGAGCGCACGCACCGCCCTCGTCGACGGCGCCCGCCGTCTCGGCATCCGGGTCGTCGCCGACGAGACCCTCGCCGAGATCCGCCTCGACCAAGACCTCCCGATGCCCTCCCCCGTGGGCGGCCACGGCTCCGGCGCGATGCTCGTCGGCTCAGCAGCGAAGACCTACTGGGGCGGGCTGCGCCTGGGCTGGATCCGCGCGTCACGACGCACCGTCGCCGACCTCGCCCGAGCCCGCCTGTCCGGGAGCCTCGCCGACCCCGTCCTCGAGCAGCTCGCCCTCGCCACCCTCCTGCACGACCAGCCCGGGATCGGCGACGAGAGGCGCGCCCACCTGCGCGACGCACGCGACACCGCCGTCCGGTTCGCCCGCGAGCGCCTGCCCGGCTGGGACGTCCCGGTACCACCGGGCGGTCTGTCGCTGTGGTGCCGGCTCCCGGTCCCTGCCTCGTCGGAGCTCGCGCTCGCAGCGGGGCGCCGCGGCATCGCGCTCGCTCCCGGCTCGAGCTTCTCTGCCACCGGGCAGGGGCTCGAGCACCATGTGCGCATCCCGTTCACCCTTCAGCCCGACGATCTCGCGCACGCTCTCGACGGTGTGGCGCAGGCCTTCGACGCGCTCGGGCCCGCTCAGTAG
- a CDS encoding YczE/YyaS/YitT family protein, with protein MTTARTRPPAPTLQNLSPLQQVRAGRMTRRLAQLFDGLTLYGVSMAMMFRSGLGLNPWDVFHGGVARHLPLSMGTIVVLTAVLVLALWIPLRQAPGLGTVANAVWLGVALDLALWVLPQADALAVQVPLLLGGIVLNGLAGALYIGSQLGPGPRDGLMTGIARKTGGSLRVIRTGIEVVVVALGWVLGGTVGIGTILYALAIGPLVQRFMPFCIVVVDPPAPRRGQAPRAVDASRSRALGDPVEHVDDVRGDLEGSRRRG; from the coding sequence ATGACAACGGCCCGCACCCGTCCTCCAGCTCCCACGCTCCAGAATCTCTCGCCCCTCCAGCAGGTCCGTGCGGGCAGGATGACCCGTCGGCTCGCACAGCTCTTCGACGGGCTGACCCTCTACGGGGTGTCCATGGCGATGATGTTCCGCAGCGGCCTCGGCCTCAACCCCTGGGACGTGTTCCACGGAGGCGTCGCCCGGCACCTCCCGCTGTCGATGGGCACCATCGTCGTCCTCACGGCCGTGCTCGTGCTCGCCCTGTGGATCCCGCTGCGTCAGGCTCCAGGCCTCGGCACGGTCGCCAACGCCGTGTGGTTGGGGGTCGCGCTCGACCTCGCGCTCTGGGTGCTGCCCCAGGCCGACGCGCTCGCCGTCCAGGTGCCCCTGCTCCTCGGCGGGATCGTGCTCAACGGCCTCGCCGGCGCCCTGTACATCGGCTCCCAGCTCGGCCCGGGCCCGCGCGACGGGCTCATGACCGGGATCGCCCGCAAGACAGGAGGATCGCTGCGGGTCATCCGGACCGGGATCGAGGTCGTCGTCGTGGCCCTCGGATGGGTGCTCGGCGGGACGGTGGGGATCGGGACCATCCTCTACGCCCTGGCGATCGGTCCGCTCGTCCAGCGCTTCATGCCGTTCTGCATCGTCGTCGTCGACCCGCCCGCACCCCGTCGCGGGCAGGCACCGCGCGCTGTGGACGCATCACGCAGCCGTGCGCTCGGTGACCCGGTCGAGCACGTCGACGACGTGCGCGGCGATCTCGAGGGCAGCCGTCGCCGCGGGTGA
- the lhgO gene encoding L-2-hydroxyglutarate oxidase gives MAHVVVVGSGIVGLATAARLAGRGDRVTVLEKEPELAAHQTGRNSGVIHSGLYYPPGSLKATLGTAGAASMTAFAAEHGVAVRTTGKLVVAVTPDELPRLTVLAERAAANGVPARLVSAAEAREIEPEVACVAALHVESTGIVDYPAVCRALARAVQDAGGEVLLGRAFVSARSPSDASQPLRVTFVQDGEPRETAADSLVVCGGLHADRLARACGVEPGARIVPFRGEYFELAPEAAGLVNGLVYPVPDPRFPFLGVHLTTMVHGGVHAGPNAVWALAREGYRWRDVDVRDVADALCWPGLWRLGARNVAPGTREVARSMSRSLFAKSLSRLVPGISRNDLVPSPSGVRAQALGRDGRLVDDFLLASGPRQVHVINAPSPAATAALEIAAHVVDVLDRVTERTAA, from the coding sequence ATGGCACACGTGGTGGTGGTCGGATCAGGGATCGTCGGGCTCGCGACGGCTGCACGGCTGGCCGGGCGCGGGGACAGGGTGACCGTCCTGGAGAAGGAGCCAGAGCTCGCCGCGCACCAGACGGGGCGCAACTCCGGCGTCATCCACTCCGGCCTGTACTACCCGCCCGGGAGCCTCAAGGCGACGCTCGGCACGGCAGGTGCGGCGTCGATGACGGCGTTCGCGGCCGAGCACGGTGTCGCAGTCCGCACCACGGGCAAGCTCGTCGTGGCCGTGACGCCAGACGAGCTCCCGCGGCTGACGGTCCTCGCGGAGCGTGCAGCAGCGAACGGCGTCCCGGCACGCCTCGTCAGCGCCGCCGAGGCGCGCGAGATCGAGCCGGAGGTCGCGTGCGTCGCTGCGCTGCACGTCGAGAGCACCGGGATCGTCGACTACCCGGCCGTCTGCCGAGCCCTGGCCCGTGCGGTCCAGGACGCTGGCGGCGAGGTGCTCCTCGGCCGTGCGTTCGTCTCGGCCCGGTCGCCGTCCGACGCGTCGCAGCCGCTGCGCGTGACGTTCGTGCAGGACGGCGAGCCACGGGAGACCGCCGCCGACTCCCTCGTCGTCTGCGGCGGGCTGCACGCGGACCGGCTCGCCCGCGCCTGCGGTGTCGAGCCCGGCGCGCGCATCGTGCCGTTCCGCGGCGAGTACTTCGAGCTCGCGCCCGAGGCGGCCGGGCTCGTGAACGGCCTCGTCTACCCCGTCCCGGACCCGCGCTTCCCGTTCCTCGGCGTGCACCTCACGACGATGGTGCACGGCGGGGTGCACGCCGGACCCAACGCGGTGTGGGCCCTCGCCCGCGAGGGCTACCGCTGGCGCGACGTCGACGTGCGCGACGTCGCCGACGCGCTCTGCTGGCCCGGGCTGTGGCGCCTCGGGGCACGGAACGTCGCGCCCGGGACACGCGAGGTCGCGCGCTCGATGTCCCGGTCGCTCTTCGCGAAGAGCCTGTCCCGGCTCGTCCCTGGCATCTCTCGCAACGACCTCGTCCCGAGCCCCTCGGGTGTCCGGGCGCAGGCCCTCGGTCGGGACGGACGGCTCGTCGACGACTTCCTCCTCGCCAGCGGACCGCGCCAGGTCCACGTCATCAACGCACCGTCACCCGCGGCGACGGCTGCCCTCGAGATCGCCGCGCACGTCGTCGACGTGCTCGACCGGGTCACCGAGCGCACGGCTGCGTGA
- the mfd gene encoding transcription-repair coupling factor: protein MNLTGVLSALLADDGARAAVERVASRGFLDVVGPVGVRPPLLAAMAGSRSSDGPVPLSGVPGSRPLVVITATGREADELASALRCYLPYDDVAVLPAWETLPHERLSPRSDTVARRLAVFRRLAHPSADGGMTGEVRVLVMPVRALLQPVVEGLGDLEPVRLETRDHADLSAVADQLAAAAYARVDMVERRGEYAVRGGILDVFPPTEEHPLRVEFWGEEVEEIRWFAVADQRSLEVADHGVWAPPCREMLLTDSVRDRAAALVEQLPGAEEMLTKMAAGIAVEGMESLAPVLVDSMVSVLDLVTDDALVVLSEPEKVRRRAFDLVSTTEEFLAAAWTGAAAGGTSPINLGAASFATIEEVRDIAARRGLGWWTLSSFGLDDPAAGDEPEGATPSFAHMDGAETLRIAARDVESYRGDVQRALDDIRGLQLAGWRLVLTTEGHGPAKRMVEQLSAAETPARLVGEIGADPEGGVVLVTPAPVGPGFVAPELRLAVFSESDLTGRAGSSTREMRKMPSKRRNVVDPLQLRTGDFVVHEQHGVGRFVELVQRTLGAGANAATREYLVVEYAASRKNHPGDRLYVPTDQLDQVTKYTGGESPSLNKMGGSDWAKTKGRAKKAIKEIAGELIRLYSARMATKGHAFSGDTPWQRELEDAFAYVETPDQLATIDEVKGDMEKTVPMDRLVCGDVGYGKTEIAVRAAFKAVQDGKQVAVLVPTTLLVQQHYDTFSERYAGFPVVVKGLSRFQTDKEAKAVIDGLAEGTVDVVIGTHRLLAGSIRFKDLGLVVVDEEQRFGVEHKEKLKQLRTNVDVLAMSATPIPRTLEMAVTGIREMSTLATPPEERHPILTYVGAYDERQITAAIRRELLREGQVFYVHNKVESIDRAAARLHELVPEARIEVAHGKMGEHQLERVIMDFWEKKFDVLVCTTIIETGLDISNANTLILERADMLGLSQLHQLRGRVGRGRDRAYAYFLYPPERPLTETAHDRLATIAANTDLGAGMAVALKDLEIRGAGNLLGGEQSGHIAGVGFDLYIRMVGEAVAGFRGEVEEEAPEVTIELPVDAHLPHDYIAHERLRLEAYRKIAAAQTAKELDDIRAELVDRYGPVPEMVANLFDVAAFRNHARAAGLADVTSQGKVVRFAPVDLPESAQLRLKRLYPGTLVKPTTRTILVPFPTTGRIGGRPLRGAEILAWSTQLIDAVISGDVSAAAKVGTRG, encoded by the coding sequence ATGAATCTCACGGGAGTCCTCTCTGCCCTCCTCGCCGACGACGGCGCCCGCGCAGCGGTCGAGCGCGTCGCGTCGCGCGGCTTCCTCGACGTCGTCGGCCCGGTCGGGGTCCGTCCGCCGCTGCTCGCCGCGATGGCTGGTTCGCGCTCGAGCGATGGTCCCGTCCCGCTCAGCGGCGTCCCCGGCTCGCGCCCGCTCGTCGTCATCACGGCGACCGGTCGTGAGGCGGACGAGCTCGCGAGCGCCCTGCGCTGCTACCTGCCCTACGACGACGTCGCCGTGCTCCCGGCGTGGGAGACCCTGCCGCACGAGCGGCTGTCCCCGCGCTCGGACACCGTCGCGCGGCGTCTCGCCGTCTTCCGCCGGCTCGCCCACCCGTCAGCCGACGGCGGGATGACCGGCGAGGTCCGGGTGCTCGTCATGCCGGTGCGTGCGCTCCTGCAGCCGGTCGTCGAGGGCCTCGGGGACCTCGAGCCCGTCCGCCTAGAGACGCGCGACCACGCCGACCTCTCGGCCGTCGCCGACCAGCTCGCCGCTGCCGCCTACGCGCGCGTCGACATGGTCGAGCGGCGGGGCGAGTACGCGGTGCGCGGAGGGATCCTCGACGTGTTCCCGCCCACCGAGGAGCACCCGCTGCGGGTGGAGTTCTGGGGCGAGGAGGTCGAGGAGATCCGCTGGTTCGCCGTCGCCGACCAGCGCAGCCTCGAGGTCGCCGACCACGGTGTGTGGGCACCGCCGTGCCGCGAGATGCTCCTCACCGACTCGGTGCGCGACCGCGCGGCCGCGCTCGTCGAGCAGCTTCCCGGTGCGGAGGAGATGCTCACGAAGATGGCGGCCGGCATCGCGGTCGAGGGCATGGAGTCCCTCGCCCCCGTGCTCGTCGACTCGATGGTCTCGGTCCTCGACCTCGTGACCGACGACGCCCTCGTGGTGCTCTCCGAGCCTGAGAAGGTCCGCCGCCGTGCGTTCGACCTCGTCTCGACGACCGAAGAGTTCCTCGCCGCTGCCTGGACGGGCGCGGCCGCCGGCGGCACGTCACCCATCAACCTCGGGGCTGCGTCCTTCGCGACCATCGAGGAGGTCCGGGACATCGCTGCGCGCCGGGGCCTCGGATGGTGGACGTTGTCGTCGTTCGGTCTCGACGACCCGGCCGCCGGCGACGAGCCGGAGGGCGCGACGCCGAGCTTCGCGCACATGGACGGTGCCGAGACGCTCCGCATCGCGGCGCGAGACGTCGAGAGCTATCGCGGCGACGTGCAGCGCGCGCTCGACGACATCCGCGGGCTGCAGCTCGCCGGCTGGCGGCTCGTCCTGACCACCGAGGGCCACGGCCCGGCCAAGCGGATGGTCGAGCAGCTCAGCGCTGCCGAGACGCCGGCGAGGCTCGTCGGCGAGATCGGCGCAGACCCTGAGGGCGGCGTCGTCCTCGTCACCCCGGCGCCCGTCGGTCCCGGGTTCGTCGCGCCCGAGCTCCGCCTCGCCGTCTTCTCCGAGTCCGACCTCACCGGCCGCGCCGGGTCGTCGACCCGCGAGATGCGCAAGATGCCGTCGAAGCGCCGCAACGTCGTCGACCCGCTCCAGCTGCGCACGGGAGACTTCGTCGTCCACGAGCAGCACGGCGTCGGTCGCTTCGTCGAGCTCGTGCAGCGCACGCTCGGTGCTGGTGCCAACGCGGCGACGCGCGAGTACCTCGTCGTCGAGTACGCCGCGTCGCGCAAGAACCACCCCGGCGACCGTCTCTACGTCCCCACCGACCAGCTCGACCAGGTGACGAAGTACACCGGCGGGGAGTCGCCGTCTCTCAACAAGATGGGCGGCTCCGACTGGGCCAAGACGAAGGGCCGGGCCAAGAAGGCGATCAAGGAGATCGCGGGCGAGCTCATCCGGCTCTACTCGGCGCGCATGGCGACCAAGGGCCACGCGTTCTCGGGCGACACCCCGTGGCAGCGTGAGCTCGAGGACGCGTTCGCGTACGTCGAGACGCCGGACCAGCTCGCGACGATCGACGAGGTCAAGGGCGACATGGAGAAGACCGTGCCGATGGACCGCCTCGTGTGCGGTGACGTCGGCTACGGCAAGACGGAGATCGCCGTGCGCGCCGCGTTCAAGGCGGTCCAGGACGGCAAGCAGGTCGCTGTCCTCGTGCCGACGACGCTCCTCGTCCAGCAGCACTACGACACCTTCTCCGAGCGGTACGCGGGCTTCCCTGTCGTCGTCAAGGGGCTCTCCCGGTTCCAGACGGACAAGGAGGCCAAGGCCGTCATCGACGGCCTCGCCGAGGGGACCGTCGACGTCGTCATCGGCACGCACCGCCTCCTCGCAGGCTCGATCCGCTTCAAGGACCTCGGCCTCGTCGTCGTCGACGAGGAGCAGCGCTTCGGCGTCGAGCACAAAGAAAAGCTCAAGCAGCTGCGCACCAACGTCGACGTCCTCGCGATGAGCGCGACGCCCATCCCGCGCACCCTCGAGATGGCCGTGACCGGCATCCGAGAGATGTCGACGCTCGCGACGCCGCCCGAGGAGCGCCACCCGATCCTCACGTACGTCGGTGCGTACGACGAGCGCCAGATCACGGCCGCGATCCGGCGCGAGCTGCTGCGCGAGGGCCAGGTCTTCTACGTCCACAACAAGGTCGAGTCGATCGACCGGGCCGCCGCACGCCTGCACGAGCTCGTCCCGGAGGCACGGATCGAGGTGGCGCACGGCAAGATGGGCGAGCACCAGCTCGAGCGCGTCATCATGGACTTCTGGGAGAAGAAGTTCGACGTCCTCGTGTGCACGACGATCATCGAGACCGGCCTCGACATCTCCAACGCGAACACGCTCATCCTCGAGCGCGCCGACATGCTCGGGCTCTCCCAGCTCCACCAGCTGCGCGGCCGCGTCGGTCGTGGCCGGGACCGTGCCTACGCGTACTTCCTCTACCCGCCGGAGCGCCCGCTCACCGAGACCGCGCACGACCGGCTCGCGACGATCGCCGCGAACACGGACCTCGGTGCGGGCATGGCCGTGGCGCTCAAGGACCTCGAGATCCGTGGGGCCGGGAACCTGCTCGGTGGTGAGCAGTCCGGGCACATCGCCGGGGTCGGCTTCGACCTGTACATCCGGATGGTGGGGGAGGCCGTCGCCGGCTTCCGCGGCGAGGTCGAGGAGGAGGCCCCGGAGGTCACCATCGAGCTGCCGGTCGACGCCCACCTGCCCCACGACTACATCGCGCACGAGCGGCTGCGCCTCGAGGCGTACCGCAAGATCGCGGCCGCCCAGACGGCGAAGGAGCTGGACGACATCCGTGCCGAGCTCGTCGACCGCTACGGGCCGGTGCCAGAGATGGTGGCGAACCTCTTCGACGTCGCGGCGTTCCGCAACCACGCGCGGGCTGCGGGCCTCGCCGACGTGACGTCGCAGGGGAAGGTCGTGCGCTTCGCTCCCGTGGACCTGCCCGAGTCGGCACAGCTGCGGCTCAAGCGCCTCTACCCCGGCACGCTCGTCAAGCCGACGACCCGGACCATCCTCGTGCCGTTCCCCACGACGGGCCGGATCGGTGGCCGGCCGCTGCGCGGTGCGGAGATCCTCGCGTGGAGCACGCAGCTCATCGACGCGGTCATCTCGGGAGACGTCTCGGCGGCGGCGAAGGTCGGCACGCGGGGCTGA